The Amblyomma americanum isolate KBUSLIRL-KWMA chromosome 11, ASM5285725v1, whole genome shotgun sequence genome includes the window ACTAGGCAGACCATTCTTCTGATAATTTGGCATATTAGGGAAAACAAAATTGCAGTAGTTAATAGGCAGTTCAGCACCCATCATTGCAATATAAAAAATGCTACGCTTTATCCAGCATccagtgtgcatccatcttcactgctcAATGTTACGCTGTCTCTGTTAGcattggaaaaaaataataaatgaaaacTTAACAAACTTATTTACACAGGCTGCCTAAGCGTACTCGCAGCTCTTTACTCTAGACTGCTGTCACAGTGCCGCTACTTGGGGACATTGTACACAATATAACAACAGCTGAAGTAAATAAAATTCTGCTGTGTGTCCAGATCATGTTCGAAATGGAGGTGACGAGGGAGTAGTCTGGTGTGTTGTTCAGCTCACAACAAGGCAATTAGGGAAGTAAACATGCCTTATAACGATTGCATGATGCTGGTACAGTGTAaactaaggaaaaaatggcagcctCTATTGGATAGCAAAGTGAATAACAAACTAGTAAAAGCCATGTTATGGGGAATAGAAATCTTGTAGGCACCAGGAATGTATCAAGGAATTGATTCTATGCCACCTTCACATAGGACACACACCTTGCACATAACTTCAAACTGACAAAGTAAGATAAGTCCCCATGAAACATGCGGCAATGAGCTCATGGTAAAGCatgtttttttaatttaatttatttgtagatactgcgatctagtacaaAATCATAGCAGGGTAACTATACATCAAATATAAAAGCGTAGAAACACTGAAATTCATAACATTTGTAGGCATTTTTCAAACATCGCTAAAGAATTCTGGGTAATAATCTCGTTATTTAGGTTAATTCAGTCTGTAATTGTCTCGGAAAAAAGAATATTTCAAATCAGTTGTTTCGTGCGTTCAAAGGGGTTATTGTGAAAACGTGCCTTTGTCTCGTATTGTAACCTGAGGAAGAAGCAAAAAATTGGGAAGTATTAATTTTATAATGGACCATTCACTAGCTGAAAAAGAAACTTTAATCGGCAGGCACGATTGCGCAGCCACTGGGGATAATCCACTTTGTTTCAGGAGCTGGCTGACAGATGGACTGCTGTATAAATTGTAAACAAAAGCTAACTACCTTATGCTGTATTCGTTCTAGTTTATTAATGTTGGTTAAGGTAAAAGTGTCCCAGATAATTACGGCATATTCCAACAGTGAGTGGATAAGGGAATTGTACACTAAAAGGCTAACACTTGGCGTGGAAGATTTTAGTGAGGGCTTCAAGAAAAACAGCTTACGGAAGGAGCTTGCTACAACAGTATCTATGTGTTTTGTCCACAGAATGTGGTTAGTTATCGTGCAGAAAACTTGAAGCAATAAGGAAAGAAACAGTTTACTCCATTTCACAGTGAATGCATCTCTGTTCATCTAACGTTGCCATTTTATGAAAATGATCGTGTTGATTTGTCCTGTATCTCTCGGTCTTTAAAAGAAGGAAATGTAAAAAGTGTACTCAGTTTAACACAACAGGCAAACACGTTAACCTGTGGTTAGGGCGAAATGACGTTATTTTCCTATTTGTCATAGAACCCAACACAGGTCAACACAATGCTATATCTAGCAAAAGTTGTTTTACTTGTGTTCTGTACTTACTTTTTTTATTGATTTAGCATTAGAAATCATTACAACTTTTTGCGCAGGCAAAGTTAGCAGTGCAGGAATTTGAGAGCCAGGCAGTTGCGACCCAAGAAATACTACTTCTGTAGAGGATGCGGCAGCCCTCGGCTTTTTTTCTACACGAATATGTCGATTCCTTGTTCATACTACTCGTTACAATTGGACATGTTATTTATTGCCTTGTTTTGCGTACTGGTACTGATATGGTATGTCTTGGCTGCTTAGTAATGTATATGTTGCATTAGGATTTAGGGTGTGATTTTCCAACAGGTTCTTTGTGCTTCAGAATTGGTGACAGTTGAGTTTAGTTGGCTGAATGGTACAAAAGCGGAGGTAACATTCTGAAGGCTTGTTCATTGTTTCATTTGGAGACAGTAGCAGACatagcgaaaaatcacgagcatgactctggtaGGTGGCGCCCAGAAAGTAACTattctaggaggcaggtggacaacctaggtcacgtgaccttgcagcatgatcacaacctgcccatgggatagtgagcaaaccgcccaccttggcaggtggaagttacattaatgattggccgctcgggaagagcaacctgggtcgcaggaggcccactgctgggagcacctgtcacCGCAGGGCACATCACCTAACCCCCGCAGCTTCGCGTCAGGAGAGTATTCAGGACTCCCAGGGTTCTAGTAATGTAACGGAGAGAATGACCTTGTGCATGtatgggaattaactcattacgttacctcgtcatacccttaatgcagatcttaagtgttccctccaattttttaaataaaaattagATCTAAGGTAATTGTTCGAGAAGGTCACAGTGTGTAGGTTTTGTGGTGTTTGTTGTCATCCACTGCTTTTTGTTGGTGCATTAAGTCGCAGTTGAAAGCATCTTGTTCATTCAGTGGCAAAAGACTGTGTGATTCCAGTGGGCACTAGTGGTCAGGATGGCGATATTGTTGAGGTACAGACGTTTTTGACACCACTGAACCTCTTGAGCTGGAACTAGCCAAGTGGGCTCTTAGTTGAAAGGATCGCTACAGGGCCTTTGTGTTGGACGAAATAGAGGTTTTGGCGTGGCAACCATCCTTGCAGCAGCGGGGTCGGAGTTGCCACTGACCAGCCATGCTTCAGGCCATCCGGTACAAGGCGGGCACCCTGGAGATCCTGGACCAGCGGCGGCTGCCCCATGAGATCCACTACCTGACGCTGGCCGATGCAAAGGACGTATCGGAGGCCATCCGCTTCATGAAGGTCGGCACCGCATGTCCTCTGCCCACGCCTTTCAAAGCCCACCTGGCACCACCTGGGCAAAGCTACTTTTGGGCCcttcactttatttatttattcaaatacctatGTATTTCCCTGCTGAGCATTAGAGTAGGTTGGGGCAAAGGAAAATGCAAAACACTTGAATTGCACTGAGTTTGCCATAGTAGAAAGCACAATGCCTGAATCTATTAGCAACATACACAAAGTAACCCAGACTGGGACTCAGGGACCGAAACAGCAACTACGAAAAATGTAATTAAATACGTACGCAGAAATTAAAAGTAAAAAAGGGACACGCAACTGTTGCTCTGAAAGGGGTTGGTTTGCAATTTAGAGGTTACCAGAACCGTTGCACCATTCAGTGTGATGTGTTCGGGGCAAccctccaaggtggagtaggcTTTAAATGAGGCAATAATTACTGATGCCTTTCATGTGTACACTCTCAGAGCTTTGTCCACAAAAGAACTTTGCTTCACACCGAGgcgaatatttttttaaattatcATGATTTCAGAAAACTGCATAGATTTCTCTTTGTGGCCTTATGGTTGTGACCAGGTGGATCTTTACCACTGCTGCTTGCCATTGTTAGTAGGCCTGCTGAGCAACTTGCAGAGCGCATTTCTTGAGAGCCTCAGTGGCCGTCCAGTGAACGATGAAAAGTTATGTTTCTCCCATTGTGCGTAGGTTATACCTTTGCTTGCGATTTGCACACCCTTGATGACAAATGACAAACAGCAGCTAGAGCAAAGCTACAAAGGTGGCTACTTGGTTATACATCTTGAATGTGTCAGGAGCGCTGTACCTTGGCGTTAAGACATGCAGGGTTATGCATGCTATCTGTTCGCCTCTGTTTCATCCCCGTTTGTTTTAGTGTTTAGTGTCTAAGTAGAGCATGCCTGATGCATTTAGACAGTGGAGGCTTAACCATCTGTCAAGGATAGTGATGGTTTTTGTTCCCTGACAGCGTTCTTGCCAGAATGCCAAATTATAGTAGAATTTTGATGATACGAATTTCAGGATGATACAAAAAATAAATTGTTTGGCCAGAATGCATTGTGTACAGTGTGGTATTTCGGATGTTCCGAACACTCCCGCGCCCTTAATTACGGATGATGGGAATGTGCAAGCTGCAACCTCAGCCTCGTGCACTAAGCGCTTCGTGTACATCGCCAGCACCACAATCGCTAGTCGTGCGGTGCGCACTACGAGCATGTGCGGCGGCGCGTCGCCTACACATCGCTGACTCCGCAAGCGCTAGTCGCGCTGTATGCACAGGGAGCAGTGAGCTGTAGTCGCGCGGCCATAAATCAATCTCGTCAGCCATAAGCAGATCTGTATGAATGCACTTACAATGCTTCTGCATGCATACTTTGTTCGTTTTGAATGATACGAATATTCAGATGATACGAATTTGTTTTGCAACCCTGTGAGCTTCGTATCGcagagattctactgtatacaaAGCACGGTTATGTCCATTATACAGTATAAGGATTCCTTCATGGAAAGCCTATAGCAGTATGGAGATGACTTGCATTGTCTTTGTTTTATTAAAGAGTACAAATATTCCAGCAAACAGTTCCTATCTTATAGAAAAGGCAATGAACACAAGTGGCGCATTACGCTTTTGTGCTGTATTTTTTGCATTCATGAATGTGAACTTCATGAATGTGAATGAATATGACTTCTTGAATGTGAATGGGTCATCCAAGGAATTGTCTCGAGTTCTTTTCATTCCCACAGTTGCTTTGCTGTTAGCGTTTCAGTAACAACAGTTAGCACTGTCAGCAGATCACTCGCTACCGTCAACTttgaagctatatatatatatatatatataaacgtaaAAGCTTTTGTTTGGTTTGCTTAATTGATTTAAAATACAGTTGGCTGCGCAACAATCCTTGCAAGGAACCACTGTCTCACCAATATTGTTGCAAGACTTTTCCAGAGGAGACTCTAGACACATGGCTGTCTTCAAATTCTGCGCAGAAAGATGAGATATTGGCTCTTTCAGGCTAGAACAGTAGTGTTGAGCAACCATGGTCTTCTGTAAAACTTATGGTTAAGATGTATCCATTAGGTTCCTCTAGATTTATGTGGAACGAAGTTGGTGGAGGCGTTGTACAGCTGAAATACCTAAAGATAACCTAGCTATTTAGTCAAAAGTTGCGCCAATTGCTGGGCAGAATCCTATCTTGTCACACATCATAATTggaataaaagaaatgaagtcACTGACTAGGTAAAAGGAAATGAAGTCACTGACTAGGTAAAAGGAGATAGAATTGGCGTTTCGCAGCCCATAAGGGTTCAGTCAACGAAGAACCTGTAGGGTCTCTGAAAGCACTTTTTGCCTTTCTTTACATGGTCAGTGATCGGACTAATTTCGTGTACAGTATAAGTATTTAGTCAAGCAGGTGTCTGGATTATTCATCTCTTAAAGATGAGCATAAGAATGCACATCTGAGCGCTTACTGCATTAGGTGAGGCCTTGCAGTGCGAATTTTCTGTGGCACTGTTTAGCACCTGCCTGCTCTTTCAGTGCATCAGGCATCTGCACTGGGGTAGTGCTGGTAGTGGGACATCAAAGAGAGCACTGCGAAATAACAAGGTGCAAAATACTGGACTGCAGGTGCGGGGTGCGCCAGCCATTGCCATGGTGGCTGCCCTCGGCGTGGCTGCAGATCTTGCGCGGCGAGCCCAGCTGCCTTCAAGTCGAGCGGAACTGGCTGCCCTTGTACACTTTTTGCTGGACTACATCAGCACATCTCGGCCGAGGGCTGCCAACCTGGCCCACGTGGCCGCCCACCTGGGCAGCATGGCTGACACATTTGCCAAATATGAAGGGCTCTCCGTGGAGGCGATGCGCGATGCGTAAGAAGCTGTAGCTCTGCTTCAGACTCTGCTTTGCTTTGTTCGTCACTAAAGCACTGGGATTACCAGTACAAGGATTTGACTGAAATCGTgaagcagaaaaacagaaaatgtcTGGACATATTTTGGGACAATCCTTGTGTGAGAGTGctttcaaagcttttttttttttttttgccttcagaTATCCTTGGATGAAGCAACATGGAATCTTGGTGGTATTCTTTACACCAAAGCGCATGTATCTGTTACTTTCTTCAGTGGAAGAAAATGATTAGAAACATCTCCAGGGCCTCGTTGCTAAGGTTGTGTCTTTTGTCCAATGTTGTATTCTTGAGGGCGGAAGGACCGTTTGACTTATATGGAGGTGACAGGCAGAATTCGGAGTGCTTGTTTCTTGGCCAAGCCATAGGGTCTGTTTTAATTCCATGCTTCccaaagccgccacggtggctcagtggtatggtgcttggctactgacctgaaagacactggttcgatcccagccacagcagtcgaatttcaatggaggcgacattctagaggcccgtgtgctgtgcgatgtcagtgcacgttaaacaaccccaggtggtcgaaattccctgaGCCTTtcattacggtgtccctcatagcccgagtcgccttgggatgttaaactgcataaacaaacaaacaaacaaacaaacaaagaaacaagcttacTTCCTGATACTGTACACCTCTATGGTTAGGACAGTGCTTGTTGCAGTTTCTTGTAGCAAGAGTGAGCGATGAGGGGCTGgctggtatgacatgattacaaaacataaaactgcgcaggggacaagacacaggataGAAGCAAACTGGACGAGctcagactaacaactggtttattggaGCGAAACCGCTTTCCTTCAAAAGCAAAACGCATGTGCCACAAACACTCAAAGCAATACACCCAGCGAAATCATCTTTTCAAACCAAGAAAGTGGAGCTCTTTCTTATACAGGTGTATCGATGCTACACCAACACACTTATCAGGCCCAGAACTTACAATGTGCAAGGCTTCAATGGTTTCACGCGCCTTTTTGTCCCTTGCACGTGTCCCTTTTGTCCCTTGAAAATAATCGGAAGAAATCAGGATGTGGAATTGACCACAGATCTAAGTACATGCCCTGCAGAACAGAAGTTGTTATGAGATTCCTCTCAGCTGCGGTTCCGTATATGCAGGGCGGATGGGACGTTGCATTGATAAGCGTCTTCAAGAGCACATGAACTCGTTGACTTCGGATTGTGGGCAGCACCTGCCAAAACACTGGCACTCttgtgaaaagaataaaaaaggaaaagaacaaTGCACGCCACTTCTCATGCATAAAAAATTATAGGCCGTGCAAAGGACAAAAAGGcacgtgaaatcattgaagccttgCTCATTGTATGTTCTGGGCCTGATAAGTGTGTTAGTGAGGCATTGATACACCTGTAAGAAAGAGCTTCACTTTCTTGGTTTGATAAGATGATTTCACTGGGTGTGGTGCGTTGAATGTTTGTGGCACATGCCTTTTGCTTTTGAAGGAAAGCGGTTTCGCTCAAATAAAGCAGTTGTTAGTCTGAGCTCGTGCGGTTTGCTTCtatcctgtgtcttgtcccctgctcagttttatgttttgtattcTTGTAGCAGCTCTGTGGCAGCAAATGTCACCTTTAATTCCTTCACTGGGGCTGCTACCTAGTTGCGATTCCCTGCTTAATACTTTGCTGCTCTTATAAATGTATCTCAATGAGCCACTACTAATCCAGGTGGCAAGGGAAGGCTTGTAGTGGAGATGAAAACCAGGTGTTACTGCTTATAATTCGAGAGCATTTCAGACTCAAATCTGTTAACTCTAGCATGCACGCCGCGAATCTCCTCTGGCATGCGGTGCAGTGTGTGGGCAACGGAAGTAACATGCTTCAGGTTAGGGAACCCTTAGGTTTGAGATTTGGCAGGACAGCTTCCATATCTGAAGCTTGGGCAGTCATTATGATTGTCAGTCTTTCATAGTCTCGTCCACTGGATCAGAATTCTTGGCAAGAATTCATAAATATATGCTGAATTGTCCCACCGGTAGTTTCTTTTGCAAAGCTGGCACTGATAGTCGGAAGCCAATGAAAGGATCCATTCAGTGTGAGGCAGAAGAGCATGTCTACAGAACAGAGAAAGCAATAAGTTGTGTTCAGTTAAAAGTTAATGGCTGAGTCATCCACGTGTGCGTGAAGAAAAAAAGACTTACTGACTGTAATTGTCCAGGGCACTCAGCGTAAATTCGGGACAAGAAACTTGAGAAGAATTTGGTGCAAGTAGCTTGCCAGATGTCTAGTGATAGCGAGCACAATTATTGGGGTACTTCAAAATTGGCACATGTACCAAAAATCCCAGCTCTAGTCATGATTGAACTTCCTCGTGCCTTTGTCAACTGCAACACTCAAGAGAAGCCAGCGTAAAATGACACTTGACGACAAATTGAAGCTGTCCTGTACCGATGGATTAAGGTGTTCTAATCACAATGAGACTATTTTCACTTGAAACGGAGCTACGGCAAGCTATAGAAGAGGCCAGAAAGTTAAGCACAGGCGTCACTATCACTGCCCCGATTTCAGAAGCAAATTGCGGTGACATCAAGACAGTTTGTTGCGAGTGGACCTCAGAGACtacgctacaccaccattcactttctAACAGCAGTCATGGCGTCATCATTGGTGTAGACATCACAAGTTTCAATTGAGGggtgggaaaatttttaaatccagttttctcagccataaatgtGTCTCTTGAGCCTGCTTGAGCCTAGCCGGAAAAGAGCCATAGAGTCTATTGTTGCTGAGAACAGCAGCTGAATGGAGCTGCTGTCTGTGTCCCTTTGGAGCCGACATCAGAAATCCTTGCTTGCTCTTTTTTATTTGCATTTGTGTTTAAATAGTGAAGGTACATTTGACAATAATAATATCTGTGGAACAGTAACTAACATTATCTATCAGTTGATGGAGGACACTCCATGCTAAAACAGCTTGAGAAATAAACAACTCGATTGGAGACTCAAGAACACAGTCTCCTTTACAAATTGTGCAGCAGAAGCAAGGATATTCACAAGAATTCTCAGTTCCATGAAATATTGACAATAGTTAAATGCCAGCAGCGCCAAAAAACCACTGTTTGATATAAGACACTTTTCATTTACGTTTGAAACCATTTGCTTGAATTGTTTCCACTAAGCTCATATACTGCTGACCCCTTTCCATTCTTTCACCAGCAGCAGAAGAACTTTTCTAAGTTTGGACCGAATTATTAAATAGTGTTTTCTCGGCTTAAATTGCTTGAGCTGCTGGCCTTTCAGGCATTTTTCCTTTGCAGAGAAGGACTTTTGGCTGTTATTTTTCATGAGGCAGCATGGCTGAGTTATATGTGACAGCGGATGAAATCCTTTGAGGGAAGTTGGAGCCTGGAAACTTGATCATGCTCTGAAAGTTTTCCCAACTGGCGGGACATGGAAGCTTGCATAGTGGGAATTGGGCGATGGCTAATTTTGAATGCAGAGTCAAGTAAAGTAAATAATGCAGCTCACTGCATGTGCAGCACTCCTTACATAGCAGCCTTTGTGATTGCTCGTCACAGCTTGGACTCAGCCATTTCCCATCCCCACTCTGGTGCTAGCTAGATAGCCCCGGTTGCAACAAATCAAGTCCTCTCAAACCACCCCTTTCTTTACGGTCCTGCATTAACTGGGAAAGGGAGAGTGCAGCCCATCATTAgcgatccacactgggaaatgaACAAATGTTCTTTTCTTCGTGAGGTGGCGTTTTAGAGAGGAGCATTAGccagccatgccagcagctgGTCCCATACCATAAGCCATGTCTCCCTGCCAGTGGTGCTATATCGCAACAAGGGAGCGAACAGGGGTGTCCAAAGGACTCCCATTGCAGTGCGAGTGGTGTGGCTGGCATTAAAGAAGAGGCAATGCAAAATACGTATGTGTGCTTTGCCatatcagtgcaccttaaagattcccgggtggccaaaattattctggagacctccactaccgcacctctctctgtctttcttctttcactccctcctttatcccttcccttatggcgtggttcaagTGTGGGGAGGTGTTCGCCagtatgcgagacagatactgcaccatttccttttcgtCAAAAAGCACTAATACAGGCAGCATTGACTCAGTGCCTGCTGTTCTGTTGCTCATGCATCTTCGAGAAGTGTATTTATCTTCCTGTCTAGGATGGTGGATTTGAACTATTATTATTCAAAATAATCCTTGTCCTCACTGCACGCCCTTGATGTGAATAGGAATGAGGGGAACCATGAATTGCACGTTTTGTCTTTCACCTGGGCTTTGTTTTGTTCTCAAATGAGGCTGGATGAGTGTTAATCTGTTGAGGTTGCACATTGGTTCGCTGTCCACGCAGAATCTGTGCCGAGGCAGAAGTCATGCTAGCCGCAGACTTGGCCTTCAACCAACTCATTGGCCAGTACGGAGCAGAGCACGTGGTGGCCAACTGTCGGGCAGCGGCTGGCGACGGCAAACTGGGCGTGCTCACCCATTGCAACGCGGGCACCTTGGCCACGGCGGGTTACGGCACTGCACTCGGTGAGGAGGCCAAGGCGTTGCTGCTAGAGGAAGTGCCAGTCTTTAGATACTTTATTTACATAGCGGAAAGCAATTTGAAGCATGGTTGCTCCATTTGGAGGAGCACAATAGCGTGGCTGCACGGCATTCGCAGTTTCATGTACGCGAAGTGGTCGATTCAGATCCTCATGTCACTgcaaatatccaccaccacagtTATGATGCAGGGTTCCTTACCAGTGAAAGCACAGCGGGCAACTTCAGCAAACCTATAGGCAATACTGGGGGAGTGGCAACCGCCGTAATATAGTGCAAGGTTGACCGCAGTGCTGGCCCAGTGGTTTGGGCATTCGTctctcatgcgggaggtgcggggtttgatccccaatGCCACTGGATACCCATTGgggatgggtacaagctttttccTGGACTAGAGCTTGGCTTAACGGCGAAAAAAGGCttggaaaattggtctttgacctcgTCTTGTGTGGATGATAAAATAACTTGTGCCATGGTGCGCTTCAGCAACCAGTCACGATGGTTTGATGTTTAAAAGGTTTGAAGATTTTGAGTAGGCAGTGGGTAACGTGAAACCGCAGAACTTGCTACATATGTCTCCTTCAGCGCGAAAGCAGGGAAAACAGGTGAGTTGACTTTAGGAAGTAATGGCATAGCCTCTAGAGTAATAGGggagattggtttatggtttatggggatttaccgtcccaaagcgactcacgctatgagggacactgcagtgaagggctccgaaaatttcgaccacctggggttctttaacctgcactgacattgcgcagtacacaagccactagaatttcgccttcaccgaaattcgacctccgcggccaggatcgaacccgcgtctttcgggtcagcagccgagcaccataacctctgagccaccgtggcagcttgtAGTAGGAGCGAAATGTTGACAGAATTGTAATCGAAGGGTCAGAATACTTTCTTCCACGAACACTGGAACAGGAAGTGAATGTAAAAGAGCCCGGAAGGGGTGACTGAAAATTAAGCTTGCTTAATAAATTGTGCTCATCCTGGTAGTATCTGAGATGCAGAAGTCTTAGGCAAGAGGAGAGGTAGTGTTCATAGGATGGTAAGGTCTCAAGTTAGCCTAGTCTAGAATTAGTCTACGAACAGTTGCGAGGAGGAAGCAGTTAAACAAGTTGGCGGTGAGGGGAAAAGTGCAGCAGCTCTGGATCTCGCTTGATAATATAATATCTGATTTGAAGCTAAGgaaaacacagcgagctatggaaagaaaaatgatcagtGTAACTTTAAGGGACagggagcgggcagagtggggagagggaacaaacgtgtgttaatgacatcctagtcgaaatcaagaggaataaatgggcttgggcagggcatgtaatgcgtagGCAGGATGAtagctggtcctcaagggtaatggagtggattgccagagaaggcaagcctagcaagGTGCGGCAGAAAggtatgtgggcggatgagattaagaagtttgtggggaagTTTGCGGGACAGCTGGCTGAAGAatgggttaattggaaagacatgggagaggcctttgccctgcagtgggtgtagtcaggatgatgatgatggtgatgaggaaGGGGACATTGCTTCGTGTACTACACCCGCTGAATGGGAGAAGCTTACCAATATgagtgcagtgtgtgcagtagaTGTTAAGAGGTAGGGCAGCTGGGTGGGGTGCTGACTAGCTTCCCAAAAACCAAAGAACTTGATTAAGAACTGCCAGAGCATGAAAGTCCTAACACAAGTGAAATGATTTGCTCTCTTTTGAGTGTCACAGATAAGGTAACACTAGCTGAGCCGTTTCAGTGGCGTACGGATGATTAACTAGGAGCGTGGTTGCAAGTTAAGACAAGCCATGAGGAGAAGCGAGATTTAGACATTAGGAGACGAAGATGGCAACATCATTGGCTATATGATGAAGGTAGTTGAAGTGTCAGGGCAAGCTAGAGTAAACAGAGTACTAACATTTTGAAGTAGTGGCCCCAAAGAAATGAAAGTTTTGGTTGAGAAAGTAAGGAAAGCTGTGAAATCGATGCTAAGCGGAAGAAGCTGAAAGTGGGGATCGGATAACTAGAGAGCTGTTGGAGGACAGTGGGACATTGTGTTAGAAAATCTTGTCATTCTGTACATGCAGTGTCTCACGACCTTGACTGTACTAGAAGTATGGAAGAAGTCTTGAGTAATTTTAATCTATAGGATGGACAATATAGAGCACTAATTGCTTACCTTGCTACCTATCACTTACAAGATATTTATTGAGGCGACTGGTAATGGGATCGGAAGATCAAAATTGACACAGCCAATTCGACAACTTACAGTAATCATGCCATCAATCGGGCTATAAAGAAATGAAGAATACGATAAATCCTTACGTATCGTTTTCGTAGAttcattatcgtcatcatcattaggACAGAGGCCTGTTTCATagctctctaattaaccctgccctgtgtcagctgcagccaccttgCGCACGCAGACTTTTTTGTTAAtcggcccacctaactttctgccgccccctgctatgcttggcttttcttggaatccactccattaccgttaaggacg containing:
- the LOC144111163 gene encoding methylthioribose-1-phosphate isomerase-like, translated to MLQAIRYKAGTLEILDQRRLPHEIHYLTLADAKDVSEAIRFMKVRGAPAIAMVAALGVAADLARRAQLPSSRAELAALVHFLLDYISTSRPRAANLAHVAAHLGSMADTFAKYEGLSVEAMRDAICAEAEVMLAADLAFNQLIGQYGAEHVVANCRAAAGDGKLGVLTHCNAGTLATAGYGTALGVVRRLHESGRLERAYCTETRPCNQGSRLTAYELLHDRIPATVICDSMVAALLATGRVHAVVVGADRVTANGDTANTIGTYQLAICAKHHGIPFYVASPTTTVDARVLTGKDVLIEERPAREMTNVQGIELAPNGTEWWNPALDVTPAELITGGIITQKGVFPASRVLDSLRS